One window of the Primulina eburnea isolate SZY01 chromosome 18, ASM2296580v1, whole genome shotgun sequence genome contains the following:
- the LOC140820092 gene encoding NADH dehydrogenase [ubiquinone] 1 beta subcomplex subunit 2: MGGGHGHGVTYKGVTLHQPKRWHAITGKGMCAVMWFWILYRAKKDGPVVLGWRHPWEGHDDHH; the protein is encoded by the exons ATGGGAGGAGGTCACGGCCATGGCGTCACGTACAAAGGGGTGACTTTGCATCAGCCCAAGCGCTGGCATGCCATAACTGGGAAAGGCATGTGTGCCGTCATGTG GTTTTGGATTCTCTATAGAGCAAAAAAAGATGGTCCTGTGGTATTG GGCTGGAGGCATCCTTGGGAAGGTCATGATGATCACCACTAG
- the LOC140820264 gene encoding uncharacterized protein, with protein sequence MITRSKLAEQLREYQIRSKYDWASVSFFSSTSKVISSRVDVAIFVLWELVILAFLVFSAVSLYFKHLRLAVILFCVTLLLILCMKITKQIKLARKRKRRMLLPLSL encoded by the exons ATGATAACGCGGTCGAAACTGGCGGAGCAGCTGAGAGAGTATCAGATTCGATCCAAATATGACTGGGCTTCTGTCTCGTTTTTCTCCTCGACCTCCAAAGTCATCTCTTCTag GGTCGATGTTGCGATCTTTGTTTTATGGGAACTCGTGATTTTAGCATTCCTAGTTTTCTCGGCAGTTTCCTTATATTTCAAGCATTTGAGGCTTgctgttattttattttgtgttacACTGCTATTGATCTTATGCATGAAAATTACAAAGCAAATAAAACTGGCTCGAAAGAGGAAGCGGAGGATGCTTCTTCCATTATCTTTGTAA
- the LOC140819036 gene encoding uncharacterized protein isoform X3, which yields MADQQLHEGSSTGNVSGGNSESIVELNIKTLDSQIYSFEVDKNIGILAFKEKIAGQSGVPVGQQRLIFRGKVLKDGHLLSEYNVENGDTLHLVERQPQPSLGSGTGEATPSNVGSRGQDSAAGGSRGRIGQIAHSVVLGTVNVGDSGEAVVPDISRVIGAVLNSIGIGNLASGMQPNVQVVQASQGNETEGSQANGGSQSRGGNQSVPWQSMNGHSNAMPIPLGAMIAVPSLNMPIPDSLNTLTEYMNRMGLALSQNADQHNQSSAATSDLPTIELPTNARGVPTVEALSIVLRHAQRLLNDHAVAALARSAGRVEQEGASSDPTVRGQIQTELMRLGVAMQHLGSLFLELGRTILTLRMGQSEAESFVNAGPAVYISPSGPNPIMVQPFPLQTSPLFGGPTSVASNPVAMGPVGVGNAPRNVNIHIHTGASLVPMVSPDNREGSQGERASGSDSGPARILSGLNVGATAVPSLPAVVPSTGPIQLGVGVSQPPESNSAVVAEINAQVRNLVANMRSQIHAPLVGDAGQTLPHEMSDQKAQPEFHQPHTTELLSSNDEPSSSAKESSHNPSCTSEHAENLEGPTRSNHGNDNIVGSAGVPLGLGLGGLQPKRRDRQRGQAKNSTGATASDQNQQSRAVGQQVLQSLASLPTRRNENISAPGQSPDHSSGVIGSLSTARESADGPVDVANTMSEVLQSPALDGLLAGVSRQTGIGSPDMMRNMLQQLTQNPAMRNTMNQIAQQIDSHDLGNMFAGMGGGQGGGIDLASMMQQMMPIVSQALGGVSSASQRSFVTEPVLSESRSRRDMTPNRINTQIDIQQVVQTLENPSSPEEIFRSLAGTVVGVFGDTTAGESIINDVCSQEGLVQEFVEMLRRDVSGRLEDDK from the exons ATGGCAGATCAGCAGCTGCATGAGGGATCAAGTACGGGCAATGTCTCTGGCGGAAATTCTGAATCAATTGTTGAGCTCAATATTAAGACGTTGGATTCACAGATTTACAGCTTTGAAGTGGATAAGAAT ATAGGAATATTAGCGTTCAAGGAGAAAATAGCAGGTCAAAGTGGTGTCCCTGTTGGGCAGCAACGTCTCATTTTTAGGGGCAAAGTCTTGAAAGATGGTCACCTTCTTTCTGAATACA ATGTTGAAAATGGGGATACCTTACATCTAGTTGAAAGGCAGCCACAGCCTTCTCTTGGATCTGGCACTGGAGAGGCAACACCAAGTAATGTCGGTAGCAGAG GACAGGATTCTGCTGCTGGTGGATCACGCGGTCGTATTGGGCAAATCGCTCATAGTGTAGTATTAGGGACTGTAAATGTTGGGGATTCTGGGGAAGCTGTTGTACCAGATATAAGTCGG GTCATTGGGGCAGTGTTGAATTCAATCGGAATAGGCAACCTTGCATCAGGAATGCAACCTAATGTCCAGGTA GTTCAAGCATCGCAAGGAAATGAAACAGAAGGATCACAGGCTAATGGTGGAAGTCAAAGTCGGGGTGGGAATCAGTCTGTCCCTTGGCAATCCATGAACGGCCATTCCAATGCTATGCCAATTCCATTAGGGGCTATGATTGCAGTTCCATCACTTAACATG CCAATTCCTGATTCACTGAATACTCTTACCGAATATATGAACCGAATGGGTTTGGCTTTATCTCAAAATG CTGATCAACACAACCAATCTTCTGCTGCTACCAGTGATTTACCCACCATCGAATTACCTACAAATGCTCGTGGTGTACCCACTGTTGAGGCCCTGAGCATTGTTCTACGACATGCCCAGCGTCTTCTTAATGACCATGCTGTTGCAGCATTAGCT CGTTCTGCTGGGCGCGTAGAACAAGAGGGGGCATCCTCAGATCCTACAGTGAGAGGGCAAATTCAGACAGAATTAATGCGGTTAGGTGTTGCTATGCAACACTTGGGTTCACTTTTTCTAGAATTGGGAAGGACAATTTTGACTCTTCGCATGGGACAATCTGAG GCTGAATCTTTTGTAAATGCTGGGCCTGCTGTTTATATATCTCCCTCAGGACCAAACCCAATCATGGTTCAG CCATTTCCTCTTCAAACCAGCCCCCTTTTTGGTGGCCCGACCAGTGTTGCTTCAAATCCAGTGGCCATGGGTCCAGTTGGAGTTGGTAACGCTCCAAGGAATGtaaatattcatattcatactG GAGCATCACTGGTGCCTATGGTTTCTCCAGATAACAGAGAAGGTTCACAAGGAGAACGTGCTAGTGGATCAGATTCTGGTCCAGCACGCATTCTGTCTGGGCTGAATGTCGGTGCAACTGCTGTTCCTTCGCTGCCTGCTGTGGTTCCGAGTACTGGTCCCATACAACTTGGTGTTGGTGTTTCACAGCCTCCTGAGTCTAATTCAGCTGTTGTAGCTGAAATAAATGCTCAAGTAAGAAATTTAGTTGCTAACATGCGCAGCCAGATCCATGCTCCTTTAG TTGGTGATGCTGGTCAAACTTTGCCCCATGAGATGAGTGATCAGAAG GCACAACCTGAATTCCACCAGCCCCATACTACGGAGTTGCTAAGCTCCAATGATGAGCCTTCCTCCAGCGCTAAGGAGAGCTCCCATAACCCGTCTTGTACATCAGAACATGCTGAAAACCTTGAGGGTCCTACAAGATCCAATCATGGCAATGATAATATTGTTGGTTCTGCAGGTGTTCCCCTTGGATTGGGTCTGGGAGGACTCCAGCCTAAG AGGCGAGATAGGCAAAGGGGGCAAGCAAAGAACAGTACTGGTGCAACTGCTTCTGATCAGAACCAGCAATCAAGAGCAGTTGGACAACAGGTTTTGCAATCTCTGGCTTCACTTCCAACTAGGAGAAACGAGAACATTTCTGCACCTGGGCAATCACCTGACCATTCCAGTGGGGTCATAGGTAGTTTGTCTACAGCAAGAGAAAGTGCTGATGGCCCAGTTGATGTAGCCAACACAATGTCTGAGGTTCTTCAAAGCCCTGCGTTAGACGGGTTATTGGCTGGAGTGTCACGACAAACTGGGATTGGTTCCCCTGATATGATGAGAAATATGTTACAGCAGTTAACTCAAAATCCTGCTATGAGGAATACAATGAATCAGATTGCTCAACAGATTGACAGCCACGATCTCGGAAACATGTTTGCTGGTATGGGTGGAGGACAAGGTGGTGGGATTGATTTGGCAAGTATGATGCAACAAATGATGCCTATTGTTTCTCAAGCACTTGGAGGCGTTTCATCTGCATCTCAGCGGAGCTTTGTCACAGAACCGGTTTTATCGGAGAGTAGGTCGAGAAGGGATATGACACCCAATAGAATCAATACTCAG ATCGATATCCAACAAGTAGTTCAGACACTTGAAAACCCGAGTTCTCCTGAAGAAATTTTCCGCTCTCTGGCTGGTACTGTTGTGGGCGTTTTTGGTGATACCACTGCTGGTGAAAGTATTATAAACGATGTCTGCAGTCAAGAAGGGCTTGTGCAG GAGTTTGTTGAGATGCTCCGCCGTGATGTTTCTGGGAGactcgaggatgacaagtga
- the LOC140819036 gene encoding uncharacterized protein isoform X1 translates to MADQQLHEGSSTGNVSGGNSESIVELNIKTLDSQIYSFEVDKNIGILAFKEKIAGQSGVPVGQQRLIFRGKVLKDGHLLSEYNVENGDTLHLVERQPQPSLGSGTGEATPSNVGSRGQDSAAGGSRGRIGQIAHSVVLGTVNVGDSGEAVVPDISRVIGAVLNSIGIGNLASGMQPNVQVVQASQGNETEGSQANGGSQSRGGNQSVPWQSMNGHSNAMPIPLGAMIAVPSLNMPIPDSLNTLTEYMNRMGLALSQNADQHNQSSAATSDLPTIELPTNARGVPTVEALSIVLRHAQRLLNDHAVAALARSAGRVEQEGASSDPTVRGQIQTELMRLGVAMQHLGSLFLELGRTILTLRMGQSEAESFVNAGPAVYISPSGPNPIMVQPFPLQTSPLFGGPTSVASNPVAMGPVGVGNAPRNVNIHIHTGASLVPMVSPDNREGSQGERASGSDSGPARILSGLNVGATAVPSLPAVVPSTGPIQLGVGVSQPPESNSAVVAEINAQVRNLVANMRSQIHAPLDGLSGQRQPVDSGARNDDMAGRGVGDAGQTLPHEMSDQKAQPEFHQPHTTELLSSNDEPSSSAKESSHNPSCTSEHAENLEGPTRSNHGNDNIVGSAGVPLGLGLGGLQPKRRDRQRGQAKNSTGATASDQNQQSRAVGQQVLQSLASLPTRRNENISAPGQSPDHSSGVIGSLSTARESADGPVDVANTMSEVLQSPALDGLLAGVSRQTGIGSPDMMRNMLQQLTQNPAMRNTMNQIAQQIDSHDLGNMFAGMGGGQGGGIDLASMMQQMMPIVSQALGGVSSASQRSFVTEPVLSESRSRRDMTPNRINTQIDIQQVVQTLENPSSPEEIFRSLAGTVVGVFGDTTAGESIINDVCSQEGLVQEFVEMLRRDVSGRLEDDK, encoded by the exons ATGGCAGATCAGCAGCTGCATGAGGGATCAAGTACGGGCAATGTCTCTGGCGGAAATTCTGAATCAATTGTTGAGCTCAATATTAAGACGTTGGATTCACAGATTTACAGCTTTGAAGTGGATAAGAAT ATAGGAATATTAGCGTTCAAGGAGAAAATAGCAGGTCAAAGTGGTGTCCCTGTTGGGCAGCAACGTCTCATTTTTAGGGGCAAAGTCTTGAAAGATGGTCACCTTCTTTCTGAATACA ATGTTGAAAATGGGGATACCTTACATCTAGTTGAAAGGCAGCCACAGCCTTCTCTTGGATCTGGCACTGGAGAGGCAACACCAAGTAATGTCGGTAGCAGAG GACAGGATTCTGCTGCTGGTGGATCACGCGGTCGTATTGGGCAAATCGCTCATAGTGTAGTATTAGGGACTGTAAATGTTGGGGATTCTGGGGAAGCTGTTGTACCAGATATAAGTCGG GTCATTGGGGCAGTGTTGAATTCAATCGGAATAGGCAACCTTGCATCAGGAATGCAACCTAATGTCCAGGTA GTTCAAGCATCGCAAGGAAATGAAACAGAAGGATCACAGGCTAATGGTGGAAGTCAAAGTCGGGGTGGGAATCAGTCTGTCCCTTGGCAATCCATGAACGGCCATTCCAATGCTATGCCAATTCCATTAGGGGCTATGATTGCAGTTCCATCACTTAACATG CCAATTCCTGATTCACTGAATACTCTTACCGAATATATGAACCGAATGGGTTTGGCTTTATCTCAAAATG CTGATCAACACAACCAATCTTCTGCTGCTACCAGTGATTTACCCACCATCGAATTACCTACAAATGCTCGTGGTGTACCCACTGTTGAGGCCCTGAGCATTGTTCTACGACATGCCCAGCGTCTTCTTAATGACCATGCTGTTGCAGCATTAGCT CGTTCTGCTGGGCGCGTAGAACAAGAGGGGGCATCCTCAGATCCTACAGTGAGAGGGCAAATTCAGACAGAATTAATGCGGTTAGGTGTTGCTATGCAACACTTGGGTTCACTTTTTCTAGAATTGGGAAGGACAATTTTGACTCTTCGCATGGGACAATCTGAG GCTGAATCTTTTGTAAATGCTGGGCCTGCTGTTTATATATCTCCCTCAGGACCAAACCCAATCATGGTTCAG CCATTTCCTCTTCAAACCAGCCCCCTTTTTGGTGGCCCGACCAGTGTTGCTTCAAATCCAGTGGCCATGGGTCCAGTTGGAGTTGGTAACGCTCCAAGGAATGtaaatattcatattcatactG GAGCATCACTGGTGCCTATGGTTTCTCCAGATAACAGAGAAGGTTCACAAGGAGAACGTGCTAGTGGATCAGATTCTGGTCCAGCACGCATTCTGTCTGGGCTGAATGTCGGTGCAACTGCTGTTCCTTCGCTGCCTGCTGTGGTTCCGAGTACTGGTCCCATACAACTTGGTGTTGGTGTTTCACAGCCTCCTGAGTCTAATTCAGCTGTTGTAGCTGAAATAAATGCTCAAGTAAGAAATTTAGTTGCTAACATGCGCAGCCAGATCCATGCTCCTTTAG ATGGTTTGAGTGGTCAAAGACAACCTGTTGATTCTGGTGCTAGAAATGATGATATGGCTGGTAGGGGAGTTGGTGATGCTGGTCAAACTTTGCCCCATGAGATGAGTGATCAGAAG GCACAACCTGAATTCCACCAGCCCCATACTACGGAGTTGCTAAGCTCCAATGATGAGCCTTCCTCCAGCGCTAAGGAGAGCTCCCATAACCCGTCTTGTACATCAGAACATGCTGAAAACCTTGAGGGTCCTACAAGATCCAATCATGGCAATGATAATATTGTTGGTTCTGCAGGTGTTCCCCTTGGATTGGGTCTGGGAGGACTCCAGCCTAAG AGGCGAGATAGGCAAAGGGGGCAAGCAAAGAACAGTACTGGTGCAACTGCTTCTGATCAGAACCAGCAATCAAGAGCAGTTGGACAACAGGTTTTGCAATCTCTGGCTTCACTTCCAACTAGGAGAAACGAGAACATTTCTGCACCTGGGCAATCACCTGACCATTCCAGTGGGGTCATAGGTAGTTTGTCTACAGCAAGAGAAAGTGCTGATGGCCCAGTTGATGTAGCCAACACAATGTCTGAGGTTCTTCAAAGCCCTGCGTTAGACGGGTTATTGGCTGGAGTGTCACGACAAACTGGGATTGGTTCCCCTGATATGATGAGAAATATGTTACAGCAGTTAACTCAAAATCCTGCTATGAGGAATACAATGAATCAGATTGCTCAACAGATTGACAGCCACGATCTCGGAAACATGTTTGCTGGTATGGGTGGAGGACAAGGTGGTGGGATTGATTTGGCAAGTATGATGCAACAAATGATGCCTATTGTTTCTCAAGCACTTGGAGGCGTTTCATCTGCATCTCAGCGGAGCTTTGTCACAGAACCGGTTTTATCGGAGAGTAGGTCGAGAAGGGATATGACACCCAATAGAATCAATACTCAG ATCGATATCCAACAAGTAGTTCAGACACTTGAAAACCCGAGTTCTCCTGAAGAAATTTTCCGCTCTCTGGCTGGTACTGTTGTGGGCGTTTTTGGTGATACCACTGCTGGTGAAAGTATTATAAACGATGTCTGCAGTCAAGAAGGGCTTGTGCAG GAGTTTGTTGAGATGCTCCGCCGTGATGTTTCTGGGAGactcgaggatgacaagtga
- the LOC140819036 gene encoding uncharacterized protein isoform X2, producing the protein MADQQLHEGSSTGNVSGGNSESIVELNIKTLDSQIYSFEVDKNIGILAFKEKIAGQSGVPVGQQRLIFRGKVLKDGHLLSEYNVENGDTLHLVERQPQPSLGSGTGEATPSNVGSRGQDSAAGGSRGRIGQIAHSVVLGTVNVGDSGEAVVPDISRVIGAVLNSIGIGNLASGMQPNVQVQASQGNETEGSQANGGSQSRGGNQSVPWQSMNGHSNAMPIPLGAMIAVPSLNMPIPDSLNTLTEYMNRMGLALSQNADQHNQSSAATSDLPTIELPTNARGVPTVEALSIVLRHAQRLLNDHAVAALARSAGRVEQEGASSDPTVRGQIQTELMRLGVAMQHLGSLFLELGRTILTLRMGQSEAESFVNAGPAVYISPSGPNPIMVQPFPLQTSPLFGGPTSVASNPVAMGPVGVGNAPRNVNIHIHTGASLVPMVSPDNREGSQGERASGSDSGPARILSGLNVGATAVPSLPAVVPSTGPIQLGVGVSQPPESNSAVVAEINAQVRNLVANMRSQIHAPLDGLSGQRQPVDSGARNDDMAGRGVGDAGQTLPHEMSDQKAQPEFHQPHTTELLSSNDEPSSSAKESSHNPSCTSEHAENLEGPTRSNHGNDNIVGSAGVPLGLGLGGLQPKRRDRQRGQAKNSTGATASDQNQQSRAVGQQVLQSLASLPTRRNENISAPGQSPDHSSGVIGSLSTARESADGPVDVANTMSEVLQSPALDGLLAGVSRQTGIGSPDMMRNMLQQLTQNPAMRNTMNQIAQQIDSHDLGNMFAGMGGGQGGGIDLASMMQQMMPIVSQALGGVSSASQRSFVTEPVLSESRSRRDMTPNRINTQIDIQQVVQTLENPSSPEEIFRSLAGTVVGVFGDTTAGESIINDVCSQEGLVQEFVEMLRRDVSGRLEDDK; encoded by the exons ATGGCAGATCAGCAGCTGCATGAGGGATCAAGTACGGGCAATGTCTCTGGCGGAAATTCTGAATCAATTGTTGAGCTCAATATTAAGACGTTGGATTCACAGATTTACAGCTTTGAAGTGGATAAGAAT ATAGGAATATTAGCGTTCAAGGAGAAAATAGCAGGTCAAAGTGGTGTCCCTGTTGGGCAGCAACGTCTCATTTTTAGGGGCAAAGTCTTGAAAGATGGTCACCTTCTTTCTGAATACA ATGTTGAAAATGGGGATACCTTACATCTAGTTGAAAGGCAGCCACAGCCTTCTCTTGGATCTGGCACTGGAGAGGCAACACCAAGTAATGTCGGTAGCAGAG GACAGGATTCTGCTGCTGGTGGATCACGCGGTCGTATTGGGCAAATCGCTCATAGTGTAGTATTAGGGACTGTAAATGTTGGGGATTCTGGGGAAGCTGTTGTACCAGATATAAGTCGG GTCATTGGGGCAGTGTTGAATTCAATCGGAATAGGCAACCTTGCATCAGGAATGCAACCTAATGTCCAG GTTCAAGCATCGCAAGGAAATGAAACAGAAGGATCACAGGCTAATGGTGGAAGTCAAAGTCGGGGTGGGAATCAGTCTGTCCCTTGGCAATCCATGAACGGCCATTCCAATGCTATGCCAATTCCATTAGGGGCTATGATTGCAGTTCCATCACTTAACATG CCAATTCCTGATTCACTGAATACTCTTACCGAATATATGAACCGAATGGGTTTGGCTTTATCTCAAAATG CTGATCAACACAACCAATCTTCTGCTGCTACCAGTGATTTACCCACCATCGAATTACCTACAAATGCTCGTGGTGTACCCACTGTTGAGGCCCTGAGCATTGTTCTACGACATGCCCAGCGTCTTCTTAATGACCATGCTGTTGCAGCATTAGCT CGTTCTGCTGGGCGCGTAGAACAAGAGGGGGCATCCTCAGATCCTACAGTGAGAGGGCAAATTCAGACAGAATTAATGCGGTTAGGTGTTGCTATGCAACACTTGGGTTCACTTTTTCTAGAATTGGGAAGGACAATTTTGACTCTTCGCATGGGACAATCTGAG GCTGAATCTTTTGTAAATGCTGGGCCTGCTGTTTATATATCTCCCTCAGGACCAAACCCAATCATGGTTCAG CCATTTCCTCTTCAAACCAGCCCCCTTTTTGGTGGCCCGACCAGTGTTGCTTCAAATCCAGTGGCCATGGGTCCAGTTGGAGTTGGTAACGCTCCAAGGAATGtaaatattcatattcatactG GAGCATCACTGGTGCCTATGGTTTCTCCAGATAACAGAGAAGGTTCACAAGGAGAACGTGCTAGTGGATCAGATTCTGGTCCAGCACGCATTCTGTCTGGGCTGAATGTCGGTGCAACTGCTGTTCCTTCGCTGCCTGCTGTGGTTCCGAGTACTGGTCCCATACAACTTGGTGTTGGTGTTTCACAGCCTCCTGAGTCTAATTCAGCTGTTGTAGCTGAAATAAATGCTCAAGTAAGAAATTTAGTTGCTAACATGCGCAGCCAGATCCATGCTCCTTTAG ATGGTTTGAGTGGTCAAAGACAACCTGTTGATTCTGGTGCTAGAAATGATGATATGGCTGGTAGGGGAGTTGGTGATGCTGGTCAAACTTTGCCCCATGAGATGAGTGATCAGAAG GCACAACCTGAATTCCACCAGCCCCATACTACGGAGTTGCTAAGCTCCAATGATGAGCCTTCCTCCAGCGCTAAGGAGAGCTCCCATAACCCGTCTTGTACATCAGAACATGCTGAAAACCTTGAGGGTCCTACAAGATCCAATCATGGCAATGATAATATTGTTGGTTCTGCAGGTGTTCCCCTTGGATTGGGTCTGGGAGGACTCCAGCCTAAG AGGCGAGATAGGCAAAGGGGGCAAGCAAAGAACAGTACTGGTGCAACTGCTTCTGATCAGAACCAGCAATCAAGAGCAGTTGGACAACAGGTTTTGCAATCTCTGGCTTCACTTCCAACTAGGAGAAACGAGAACATTTCTGCACCTGGGCAATCACCTGACCATTCCAGTGGGGTCATAGGTAGTTTGTCTACAGCAAGAGAAAGTGCTGATGGCCCAGTTGATGTAGCCAACACAATGTCTGAGGTTCTTCAAAGCCCTGCGTTAGACGGGTTATTGGCTGGAGTGTCACGACAAACTGGGATTGGTTCCCCTGATATGATGAGAAATATGTTACAGCAGTTAACTCAAAATCCTGCTATGAGGAATACAATGAATCAGATTGCTCAACAGATTGACAGCCACGATCTCGGAAACATGTTTGCTGGTATGGGTGGAGGACAAGGTGGTGGGATTGATTTGGCAAGTATGATGCAACAAATGATGCCTATTGTTTCTCAAGCACTTGGAGGCGTTTCATCTGCATCTCAGCGGAGCTTTGTCACAGAACCGGTTTTATCGGAGAGTAGGTCGAGAAGGGATATGACACCCAATAGAATCAATACTCAG ATCGATATCCAACAAGTAGTTCAGACACTTGAAAACCCGAGTTCTCCTGAAGAAATTTTCCGCTCTCTGGCTGGTACTGTTGTGGGCGTTTTTGGTGATACCACTGCTGGTGAAAGTATTATAAACGATGTCTGCAGTCAAGAAGGGCTTGTGCAG GAGTTTGTTGAGATGCTCCGCCGTGATGTTTCTGGGAGactcgaggatgacaagtga
- the LOC140820187 gene encoding uncharacterized protein, with translation MALFEALYGRRCISPLYWDDVDRAAVTGLDMIHEMEHKVKLIQQRLKAARDRQAAYANKRRRPLEFQQVRFDMKGKLAPRYVGSYEILRRIGTLAYRLALPPSLSGIHDVFHVSMLWKYEPDPSHVLDISEVQLDSDVSYVERRVCTLDRSERKLRSKLIPIVKVTWEHRDVEEATWETERHMRELYPYLL, from the coding sequence ATGGCTCTAtttgaggcattgtatgggagaCGTTGTATATCTCCGTTATACTGGGATGATGTTGATCGAGCTGCAGTCACAGGTCTTGATATGATTCATGAGATGGAACATAAAGTAAAGTTGATACAACAACGATTGAAAGCAGCTCGAGATAGACAGGCCGCATATGCCAATAAAAGACGAAGACCTTTAGAGTTTCAGCAGGTGCGATTTGACATGAAAGGAAAGTTGGCACCGAGATATGTTGGCTCGTATGAGATATTACGACGGATAGGCACTTTGGCTTATCGATTGGCTCTACCTCCATCTTTAtctggtattcatgatgtgtttcatgtgtcgatGTTGTGGAAGTATGAGCCTGACCCTTCACATGTGTTGGATATTTCTGAGGTTCAGTTAGATTCTGACGTGTCTTATGTTGAGAGACGAGTTTGTACTTTGGATCGATCTGAACGTAAGCTTCGTAGTAAGCTTATACCGATTGTGAAGGTTACGTGGGAACATAGAGATgtcgaagaggccacttgggagacagagcggCATATGAGGGAGCTCTACCCCTACTTACTCTGA